AGCAGAGAAGAAGAAACAGAGAAGCCTCGACAAGAATCACATACACGAAGGCGAAGAAAAGGTCGATCTGCTGTCGTCTTACATCGATGAACACGACGACGAAGAACAACACATGAGTCAACAAGAATCGAGTAAGTTCGACAAGTTCCTGAGGGACACAACCATGAACTTCATGCTTGCCGGAAGGGACACGACTGGTGCAGGGCTCACATGGTTCTTTTGGCTGCTCTGCAACAACCCCATGGTGGAGTTCAAGATCCTCGAGGAGTTGAAGAAGGCAGCATCTCTACGAAACGAGAGATCGAGCTCGGATGATCTGGTGGTATTTGACGCAGAGGAGCTGAGCAAGTTAGTGTACTTGCATGCAGCCTTGTGCGAGTCGCTGAGGCTATTTCCTCCGGTTCCCTTCGAGCACAAAACAGCTCTGCGACATGAAGTCCTCCCAAGCGGCCACGGAGTTGGACCAGGCACAAAGATCTTGGTTCCACTCCACGCCATGGCGAGGTTGGAAGGGATATGGGGCGAAGACTGCTTGGAGTTCAAGCCGGAGAGGTGGATCTCTGAGAAGGGGAGGGTGAGGCATGAGCCATCTTACAAGTTCCTGTCGTTCAATTCAGGCCCCAGGACCTGCCTGGGGAAGGAAGTGGCCTTCACCCAGATGAAGGCAGTGGTGGCCGCCATGGTCTACAACTTCCACGTTGAGGTGCTCCAAGGTCATGTGGTCGAGCCAAAGCTTTCCATCATCCTCCACATGAAGAATGGCCTGagagttaggatcaagagaagatCACATGAAGGTGTGGTGTGACAGCAAGTGCTTGTCTCTtcgatttgaataaatattatgtGTGTATTCGACTTCAACTGTGTGTTCATGCAATGTTATCTCGATAGATCAAGCTAAATAAGATGCAACTTGTTCTACTACATTTTCGATATCATCTCAGTGCATGGTTTTCTAAACATGTGGGATATGCTTTCAAATCGGTATGATGCAGCAACATGTAGGTTGGCTGAGAACATCAGTCGACAATTTGATGCACACATAGCTACAAGTTTCCGAGAGAAATAATTGCATGAATCCATGTAGCTTTACATCCCCAAACAGACAGATGCATGTTGATGAAATGATGGAGCCTTATCACCGGCAGTGAGATAAGGTTCATTCCGGTCCATTGTTCCCTTCGATTCTCCCAACTCCGCTCGTTGAATGACAACCACATACATGCATGCAGCAAGCAGCCAAATCTCCCTCTGAAACTACTCGATCAAACACCGCTCGATGGAAGACGGCCATCCGTTTCCGCCTCACCTTCACAGTGGATGAGGTGACGCAGGGTCCAAGCGAGTGTAACAAAGTAGATCTGCATTAGATCTTCTTCCAAGTGTAAAGAAAGTCATATCCATTGCGTTATAGTCATTGCTGTCATCATCGCGGTACAGTCACTGCAGAAAGGTCAACAAAATTCGATCGAACATGATTGCAATCGGTACTATAATCAGACAGACTAAGCAAGAGCCATCATCTCTGTCTTTCCACCCTTCTCTCTCCCTCTGTGCAAGTGCAGGAAGAATCGTCTCCATCCATCCCTGTACAAGCTGCTACCTTTTTAGTCCGACCACCGCCTGTCTCTTCTTCGTAAGGTTTGGAAGAAGAAAGTGAAGTCATTTGGAAGGGTGTTACCGTATGATAACGCTGAGGAGCTCGACCACACCGATTCTTGGCTCACCtcactcctcctcttcctcctccctccactTGGTCCTGCCCCTGACTCCGACAGTCCACCACACTGGGCAGCTCAAAGGCCTACAT
Above is a genomic segment from Musa acuminata AAA Group cultivar baxijiao chromosome BXJ3-4, Cavendish_Baxijiao_AAA, whole genome shotgun sequence containing:
- the LOC135636663 gene encoding noroxomaritidine synthase-like; the protein is MGGSLVMAAEAVLLSRSDFLFAFVCFVFCYYFCQIFRRSNVPVNWPVAGMLPGLLLRCRRIYDWGTCLVREVGCTFVFRGPWLLGMNYVLTCDPANLQHIFSAGFSNYPKGEEFSEIFDVLGDGIFNSDGELWKKQRTRAHGLISSRSFRSFVAGSSRRKVEQGLIPLLDGIARQGTVVDLQDVFLRLTFDNTCHLVFGVDPCCLSIEFPTIPFARALDDAMGALFLRHIVPPAWWKLMRWLGIGEEKKLAMAWKEMDRFIAERTAEKKKQRSLDKNHIHEGEEKVDLLSSYIDEHDDEEQHMSQQESSKFDKFLRDTTMNFMLAGRDTTGAGLTWFFWLLCNNPMVEFKILEELKKAASLRNERSSSDDLVVFDAEELSKLVYLHAALCESLRLFPPVPFEHKTALRHEVLPSGHGVGPGTKILVPLHAMARLEGIWGEDCLEFKPERWISEKGRVRHEPSYKFLSFNSGPRTCLGKEVAFTQMKAVVAAMVYNFHVEVLQGHVVEPKLSIILHMKNGLRVRIKRRSHEGVV